One Hordeum vulgare subsp. vulgare chromosome 4H, MorexV3_pseudomolecules_assembly, whole genome shotgun sequence DNA window includes the following coding sequences:
- the LOC123449296 gene encoding protein OBERON 4-like → MKRQRSSYVDDDDPDGDRRRFYDRGGPPSPPPPRRRPAEYESDEFDRRGGFGGRFYDHRYRDSPSPRGYGGDRAMHRSESFSGFRREFPKGFRADRDRSRWDASGSGSAWRRPGGPWRDPHGLDGHKSATRRQAPSPPTPPRRSPSEPRRRIDGPKGDKLRKHNCAAGEIEEGELAPDPDTKAPPPHPPATAEHQKWVDSGRADDKGTSKRCELKKVDSPGPRLRVDVRTQAADNLGKEKGKIRDDAVAEAGKATNTQHEKSALDVTGKVTNAQHEKSASDVTGKAANTQHEKSAASDVTEKVTNTQHEKSAASDVTEKVTNTQHEKSAPDVTEKVTNRQHEKSASDVTEKVCGGDEAASAIDQGGQSTSSVTRQDCVNAADVGGQSTSSGILKEVSMEEVTPQVETAIAVDDVGKGTSSSIQKESLQEAVMALGETASDDDIVWIGSSSTTLHKVLPKEATDGNINADGGVGNCISSSILQGAMQEEVKYVDVAADITDAPKEVSSFSMLKEAVHEDGTLLTANTVNLLGDSNSSVMLGEAMHETVTTKELTANVLDIAGKSSSSTMLQEDVMTSLCQESQEIKETEIGNVGDKKVDETTESIASQPVEGGLERYGCENRVALDKTEVVEEKEEAVENEIVAKQVKHIDLEANLVGAGVFLQSPKDHIKDTKGKGTTLDLIMEKPRAEDKGKGIAFDVLNKAGGGTLVGRGFDIGSQPDTDQKEAWKSTSTTSVKQEDDTLKIGRLDLSLSLSGGLQDPEFRSFIPRPDSVAHGPCSQLSSSSSSFCTNSDGITASVSLTNSQAFVRNPSFSHTQRSLDNCEHSVGSKPLFQGVDQVNNSTGWQVELSSNISTEKGNPTPLLQKVLQNGHLSDNTLVGVNMQNNGLSPVLSTAHNHGSLDAGLGHSRHRRQLTRERSSSSLSRGELQHEEQLVLNGAGVVERVISKIVSDPLNCTGRMLQEMTGNSRAYLREAISEIIINADKRGQIVALQEALKKRQDMNSEILQRCPRVLLEILVAIRTGLPDFVKKSNSIATPDLVDIFLNLKCRNLSCQSVLPVVDCDCKICKQKNGFCSSCMCIVCLKFDTASNTCSWVGCDVCLHWCHTDCGLRRSFIRKGGAGSRAHGTNEMQFHCGACGHPSEMYGFVKEVFRTCAKQWRVEALIRELQYVERIFSASDDVRGRRVRDFVKQMLIKLENRAYYSEVIKYVIAFFSDDNPNMGSGPLVPLKGIPCSTAEGINGIPSSSRTATWLPSVTLEGVPFLQKAGVVSTTGSQSMSRKIAETGFQAVNNKPVSDELDGLVRLKQAEANMYQERVNEARKEAESLKNIVMVKYARIEEHYATQMSELHINELQERRKQNIEELQVIERSYHQFLSMKTRMKDNIRELLLKMEATKQNLST, encoded by the exons ATGAAGCGCCAGCGGTCGTCctacgtcgacgacgacgacccgGACGGCGACAGGCGGAGGTTCTACGACCGCGGGGGCCCGccgtccccgccgccgccgcgccgccgccccgccgagtACGAGAGCGACGAGTTCGACCGCCGGGGCGGCTTCGGCGGCAGGTTCTACGACCACCGCTACCGGGACTCCCCATCGCCGCGGGGCTATGGAGGGGACCGGGCGATGCAccgctccgagagcttctccggcTTCCGCCGCGAGTTCCCCAAGGGCTTCCGCGCCGACCGCGACCGGTCGCGTTGGGATGCGAGCGGCAGCGGCTCGGCGTGGCGGCGTCCCGGTGGCCCCTGGAGGGATCCGCACGGCTTGGACGGCCACAAGTCTGCGACCAGGCGGCAGGCGCCGTCGCCGCCGACGCCCCCTCGCCGGTCTCCCAGTGAGCCCAGGAGGAGGATCGATGGTCCCAAGGGGGACAAGTTGAGGAAGCACAACTGCGCCGCCGGTGAGATCGAGGAAGGGGAACTTGCGCCAGATCCGGACACCAAAGCCCCGCCTCCGCATCCGCCTGCCACCGCGGAGCATCAGAAGTGGGTTGACTCAGGCCGTGCTGATGACAAGGGAACTAGTAAGAGATGCGAGTTGAAGAAAGTGGATTCTCCTGGGCCGAGACTAAGAGTGGATGTGAGAACTCAGGCTGCTGACAACTTGGGGAAGGAGAAAGGGAAGATCAGGGATGATGCTGTTGCAGAAGCAGGGAAAGCAACAAACACACAGCATGAGAAATCAGCATTGGATGTCACAGGGAAAGTAACAAACGCACAGCATGAGAAATCAGCATCGGATGTCACAGGGAAAGCAGCAAATACTCAGCATGAGAAATCAGCAGCATCGGATGTCACAGAGAAAGTAACGAATACACAGCATGAGAAATCAGCAGCATCGGATGTCACAGAGAAAGTAACAAATACACAGCATGAGAAATCAGCACCGGATGTCACAGAGAAAGTAACAAATAGACAGCATGAGAAATCAGCATCGGATGTCACAGAGAAAGTGTGTGGAGGAGATGAAGCTGCCAGTGCCATTGATCAAGGTGGACAGAGCACTTCCTCCGTTACACGACAAGATTGTGTCAATGCTGCTGATGTGGGTGGGCAGAGCACTTCGTCTGGTATCCTGAAGGAGGTTAGCATGGAAGAAGTGACACCACAAGTTGAAACTGCCATTGCTGTCGATGATGTTGGGAAGGGCACTTCATCGAGCATACAGAAAGAATCACTGCAGGAGGCTGTAATGGCATTAGGTGAGACTGCTAGTGATGATGATATTGTTTGGATTGGCAGTTCATCGACTACGCTGCACAAAGTTCTTCCTAAAGAAGCAACAGATGGAAACATCAATGCAGATGGCGGTGTTGGAAATTGCATTTCATCCAGTATCCTGCAGGGGGCGATGCAGGAGGAAGTGAAATATGTAGATGTAGCTGCCGATATCACAGATGCGCCGAAAGAGGTCAGTTCTTTCAGTATGCTGAAGGAAGCGGTGCATGAAGATGGCACACTGCTAACTGCCAACACCGTTAATTTGCTAGGAGATAGCAATTCATCCGTTATGCTGGGGGAAGCAATGCATGAGACAGTAACCACGAAAGAACTAACTGCCAATGTGCTTGACATAGCTGGAAAGAGTAGCTCATCCACTATGCTCCAGGAAGATGTCATGACTTCTCTCTGCCAAGAGTCTCAAGAAATTAAAGAAACTGAAATAGGAAATGTTGGAGACAAGAAGGTTGATGAAACAACTGAATCTATCGCATCCCAACCAGTGGAAGGGGGGCTCGAGAGGTATGGTTGTGAAAATAGAGTTGCGCTTGACAAAACTGAAGttgtagaagaaaaagaagaagcagtTGAGAATGAAATCGTTGCAAAACAAGTAAAACATATTGATCTGGAGGCCAATCTTGTAGGTGCTGGTGTTTTCCTTCAATCACCCAAGGACCATATTAAGGATACTAAGGGAAAGGGCACGACTTTGGATCTGATTATGGAGAAGCCAAGGGCTGAAGATAAAGGAAAGGGTATAGCATTTGATGTCCTTAATAAGGCAGGTGGTGGTACTTTAGTGGGGAGAGGTTTTGACATAGGATCGCAGCCTGACACAGACCAAAAAGAAGCATGGAAATCTACAAGCACTACTTCCGTAAAGCAGGAAGATGACACACTCAAGATAGGGAGACTTGATCTTTCACTAAGCTTGTCAGGTGGTTTACAGGATCCTgaattcagaagttttattccgagaCCTGATTCTGTAGCCCATGGACCATGCTCtcagttgtcgtcgtcatcatcatcattctgcACAAATTCAGATGGAATAACAGCTTCCGTATCATTGACCAATTCTCAAGCATTTGTTCGCAACCCTAGTTTCTCACATACTCAACGGTCATTAGACAATTGTGAGCATTCAGTAGGCAGTAAACCTTTGTTTCAAGGAGTTGATCAGGTGAACAACAGCACAGGATGGCAAGTTGAGTTGTCGTCAAACATATCTACCGAGAAAGGGAACCCTACCCCGCTACTTCAGAAAGTACTCCAAAATGGTCATTTGTCAGATAACACTTTGGTTGGTGTGAACATGCAGAACAATGGTTTATCGCCAGTCCTGTCGACAGCACATAATCATGGTTCTCTTGATGCTGGATTGGGACATAGTAGACATAGAAGGCAGCTCACAAGAGAGAGAAGTAGCAGCAGTCTTTCAAGGGgtgagctgcagcatgaggagcaGCTTGTTCTgaatggtgctggtgttgttgaGAGGGTTATTTCCAAGATTGTTTCAGACCCTCTGAATTGTACAGGAAGGATGCTTCAAGAGATGACAGGCAATTCTAGAGCATATTTGAGAGAGGCCATTTCTGAAATCATAATTAATGCTGATAAAAGAGGACAAATAGTAGCGTTGCAGGAGGCACTTAAAAAACGACAAGACATGAATAGCGAAATACTGCAAAGGTGTCCACGGGTGTTGTTGGAGATACTTGTTGCTATAAGGACGGGTCTTCCAGATTTTGTAAAGAAAAGCAATAGCATTGCTACACCTGATTTGGTtgacatttttttgaatttgaaatgCCGCAATCTCTCATGCCAAAGCGTTCTACCAGTGGTTGATTGTGATTGTAAAATTTGTAAGCAGAAGAATGGTTTCTGTAGTTCTTGCATGTGCATTGTCTGCTTGAAGTTTGACACGGCATCTAATACATGTAGTTGGGTTGGCTGTGATGTCTGTCTTCATTGGTGCCACACGGATTGTGGCTTACGACGCTCCTTTATTCGAAAGGGGGGAGCTGGTTCTAGGGCACATGGTACTAATGAAATGCAGTTTCATTGCGGTGCTTGTGGACATCCATCAGAGATGTATGGTTTTGTGAAAGAAGTCTTCCGAACATGTGCTAAACAATGGAGGGTGGAGGCTCTGATCAGAGAGCTTCAATATGTGGAAAGGATCTTCTCTGCAAGTGATGATGTAAGGGGTAGGAGAGTCAGGGACTTTGTCAAGCAGATGTTGATTAAATTGGAAAACAGGGCTTATTATTCTGAAGTCATCAAATATGTCATTGCATTCTTTTCTG ATGACAATCCTAACATGGGCAGTGGTCCATTAGTGCCACTAAAGGGCATTCCATGCAGCACTGCTGAAGGAATAAATGGGATTCCTAGTTCGAGTCGAACAGCAACATGGTTACCATCAGTTACCTTAGAAGGAGTTCCGTTCCTACAAAAAGCAGGTGTTGTTTCTACTACTGGGAGCCAATCAATGTCTAGAAAAATAGCTGAAACTGGATTTCAGGCGGTCAATAATAAGCCAGTTTCTGATGAACTGGATGGTCTAGTGAGGTTAAAGCAGGCTGAAGCAAATATGTACCAGGAACGTGTCAATGAAGCACGGAAAGAAGCTGAGAGTCTGAAAAATATCGTGATGGTAAAATATGCACGCATTGAAGAACATTATGCTACTCAAATGTCTGAACTCCACATTAATGAGTTGCAAGAGAGGCGCAAGCAAAATATTGAAGAACTTCAAGTCATTGAAAGATCGTACCACCAATTTCTCAGCATGAAAACAAGGATGAAAGATAACATTAGGGAGTTATTGTTGAAAATGGAggcaacaaaacaaaatctaagcACATAA